One Salvia splendens isolate huo1 chromosome 22, SspV2, whole genome shotgun sequence DNA segment encodes these proteins:
- the LOC121787449 gene encoding uncharacterized protein LOC121787449, translated as MDTDFVTLFNSIDIANLLDSLENTVNTSQSGDFLTSMDDDSPPWEPNSDNFDLNAIIHKFVANAKKARRTRSQLTLDMHHCVRIGLSHGNIRYDKLNRIVKRGSDRIRQLIRIYDIPTKRNSADRIELSKRTFTFTRSFVCFPGIASKILKRYPGLVKDYHSSTMRTPELPACMKHSGFAALIPRNCDDLVKSALVSAHIAYMIDIGRSINPGRFQSVRASYDKQKKISEITMEEGHMADDGRAAYLHSVGLFDIATFKTVVTVANELMREINADKISEDAIDAALLSVVQKMSPPDGEMGNSSKEVFPGASSDEMGSSSKEVFPGASSDEMGSSSKEVFPGATSDEMGSSSKEVFPGATSGETGSSSKEVFPGATSGETGSFSKEVFPGATSAEMSPSPLNQVGDLVSLCSSLGSSSSLGCADVGSTTEKDVFPSASSGATSLHRDATTEMVSLPKRLLW; from the coding sequence ATGGATACTGACTTTGTAACTTTGTTTAATTCCATTGACATTGCAAATTTGCTTGATTCACTCGAAAATACTGTAAATACATCTCAGTCAGGCGACTTCCTAACCTCAATGGATGATGATAGTCCCCCTTGGGAGCCTAATTCTGATAATTTTGACTTAAATGCCATCATTCACAAATTTGTTGCTAATGCTAAAAAGGCAAGAAGAACTCGGAGTCAGCTGACTCTCGACATGCATCATTGTGTCAGAATTGGTTTATCCCATGGAAATATAAGATATGACAAGCTTAATAGGATTGTGAAAAGGGGCTCTGATAGAATTCGACAGTTGATTCGGATTTATGATATACCTACTAAGAGGAATTCAGCTGACAGGATCGAGCTTTCAAAACGTACTTTCACTTTTACTCGCTCCTTTGTTTGTTTTCCTGGTATTGCTAGTAAGATACTTAAAAGATATCCTGGTTTGGTTAAAGATTATCATAGTTCTACCATGAGAACTCCTGAATTGCCTGCTTGCATGAAGCACTCTGGTTTTGCTGCTTTGATACCGAGAAATTGCGATGATCTCGTTAAATCTGCACTTGTATCGGCTCACATTGCTTACATGATCGACATCGGTCGAAGCATAAACCCTGGAAGGTTTCAATCTGTGAGGGCATCATATGATAAGCAGAAGAAAATCAGTGAGATTACAATGGAAGAGGGTCACATGGCTGATGACGGAAGAGCTGCTTATCTTCATTCCGTTGGCTTATTTGATATTGCAACTTTCAAAACTGTTGTCACTGTTGCTAATGAGCTTATGAGGGAAATAAATGCCGACAAGATTTCTGAAGATGCTATCGACGCCGCCCTTCTCTCTGTTGTCCAGAAAATGTCTCCGCCTGATGGTGAGATGGGCAACTCTTCTAAGGAAGTCTTCCCCGGTGCCTCCTCTGATGAGATGGGCAGCTCTTCTAAGGAAGTCTTCCCCGGCGCCTCCTCTGATGAGATGGGCAGTTCTTCTAAGGAAGTCTTTCCCGGTGCCACCTCTGATGAGATGGGCAGCTCTTCTAAGGAAGTCTTCCCCGGTGCCACCTCTGGTGAGACGGGCAGCTCTTCTAAGGAAGTCTTTCCCGGCGCCACCTCTGGTGAGACGGGCAGTTTTTCTAAGGAAGTCTTCCCTGGCGCCACCTCTGCTGAGATGTCCCCGTCGCCCCTGAACCAAGTTGGGGATTTGGTTTCCCTGTGCTCTTCTCTTGGAAGCTCTTCTTCCCTTGGCTGTGCAGACGTAGGCTCTACAACAGAGAAGGATGTCTTCCCCAGTGCCTCCTCTGGTGCAACGTCCCTGCACCGCGATGCTACTACGGAGATGGTAAGTCTTCCCAAGCGCCTCCTCTGGTGA